From the Acidobacteriota bacterium genome, the window GAGTACGACCTCACCCTGGCCAGCAGCCATATCGTCGACATCGAGTTGACCTGGAGGGACGATATCAAGAAGGGGCTGGCGGTCAGGGAAGAGATACCGCTCTCGTGGGTCGTGCGCGCCGACAACCCTCAGCTGAAGACGGCACTCGATCGCTTCATCAAGACGGAGTATCGCGGTCTGTTTTACAACGTGATACACGAGCGGTACTTCACGGACCGACGGAGGATTCGGAATCGTGTCGCCGTCCGCCAGAATCTCGAAGGCCAGCTTTCGCCCTACGATGAGATCGTTCGCAAATACGCCGAAGAATACGGGTTCGACTGGCGGATGATCGTGGCGCAAATGTATGAGGAGAGCGCCTTCGACCCCGGCGCCCTATCGTTCGCCGGGGCTCGCGGTCTGATGCAGGTGTTACCTCGAACCGCCCGCGAACTTGGTTTCGAAGACCTCGAGGACCCGGAGACGTCGATCCAGGCGGGTATCGAGTACATGGCGTGGGTTCGCGATCGGTTCGAGGAAGATCTGCGGGTTCGTGACCGGATGTGGTTCACGTTGGCGGCCTACAACGCAGGCACAGGACACGTTCGCGATGCCCGCCGTCTGGCGGGGAACATGAACCTGGATCGCGACGTGTGGTTCGGAAACGTCGAAGAGGCGATGCTCTTGCTCTCTCGGCCGCAATTCGCTCGATCGGCAGCCCACGGGTACTGTCGATGCCATGAGCCCGTCGACTACGTGCGCTCGATCCGGGAGCGATACAACGCGTATATCGAAATCGCCCCGACGACGATGGTGGCCGACAATCGGAAACGCTTCAGTGCCCATTGATCAGTCGCTGCTTGCGGGCGCGCGGAAAGCGCTTGATCTCTGCCTCGCGACGGAGCGCATTCGACCGGTCGGGCTGGGACTCGCGATAGACGATTTCCACCGGCAGACGTGTCCTCGTGTAGCGAGACGCACTACCCGCCTGGTGTGACTTCAATCGTCGGTCCAGATCGTTGGTGATGCCGGTGTAGATGCTTCCGTCGCCACATCGCAACAGGTAGACCCACCAGCCGGCGCCTGGGTTCGCGTTCTCCATCACGTCTTGTGACGACGGGCTCGATTCACGACACCGATCACGAGCAACAGACCGACTCCCACCACGTTCAGCCACGGTACGGCTGCGCCTCCGATGCTAACGTCCGGTCCGGGAATGAGTAGCGAGAACGCCGCAACCAGCAGTACGCCTCGTTGCCATCGCGCCAGCGGCCCGAAGAGATAACCGGCGATCGCGGCGGCAAACGGGAGGATGCCAAGCACGGCAACGACGACGGCACCCAGGATCGCCCCACTGGACGCCATCTCGCCGTCGCCATTCAACATCAGCAGCTGCGGCCGATAGACAAACATGAACGGCAGCGTGAAGCCGACGAGCGCAAACCGAAAGGCCGCCAGAGCCGTCTTCATGATCGGCGACCCGGCGATCGAGGCGGCTGCGTACGCGGCAAGTGCGACCGGCGGGGTGACCATCGACATCATGCCAAAGTAGAAGATGAATAGATGGGCCGCGAGCGGAACGACGCCCAGCTGCCCCAGCACCGGGCCGATGAGTGTCGCCATCAGCAGGTAACAGACGGCCGATGGCAAGCCCATTCCCAGGATGATGGACGAGATCATGATCAACACGAGCGCCGACAGCAGGTTCCCCTGCGAGAGATCGAGAATCGTCGATGGGAGTTTGCTGCCGATCCCCGTCAGGGTCACCACGCCGATCACGATACCGACGCAGGCAGCCGCCGTGACCAGTGGCACCACATCTCGACCTGCCTCTCGTAGAACCTCCAACCAGCGTCTGATCGTCAATCGGGTCTGAGAACTCATAGCGCTGATGACGACGACCGCAAGTCCCGCGACACTCACCGCGCGAAACACCGTGTAGCCGAGAAACAGTAACGTCAGCAGCCCTGCGAAACCGACGGCAAAGATGAGTCCCGCGAACCGATCAGGAGCCGGACGATCTTCTTCGGTCGCTACGACTGCCCCACCGATCTTACGCGCCTGGAAGTGAACGATCAGGAATAGCGAAAGGTAATAGAGCAATGCGGGAATCAGCGCGGCACGAATGATCTCCACATACGTCACCGCCGGTTCGATGATCTCCAGCATCATGTAGGCGCCCGCCCCCATGACCGGGGGAACCAGCGCTCCTCCGGAGCTGGCCGCGGCCTCCACACCCCCGGCGACCTCGGCGCGGAACCCCGAACTACGCATCATCGGGATTGTGAATGTACCGGTCGTGGCAGTGTTGGCGACGGCACTACCGGACAGCGATCCCATCAGGCCACTACTGAGGACAGCGATCTTGGCTGGCCCACCGGAGGAGCCGCCGAACAACCGTCTTGCGAGGTCGATGATGAACTTCGTCGCACCGGTCTGCTTGAGGAGTGCGCCGAACAGGACGAACAGAAACACATACGTGAACATGACTCTGAGCGCGGTTCCGAAAACGCCCTGAGAGTGCAAGAAACTCTGGGCGACGATGCGGTCGATCCCGTACCCACGATGGGGGAATAACCAATCCGGCAGCGAGGGCCCGCTCATCGCATAGACGATGAAGATCACGGCGAGGATCGGAAGCGCCCAACCGATCGCACGACGGGTGGCCTCCAACACGAGCAGGATGCCGACGACGCCGATGACCACATCGAACGTCGTCTCCTGCCCCGCCCGATTCCCGAGGGACTGGCCGGCCGTCCAGAATCTGCGGAGCAGCGGTTCCCCCTGCAGGACGACGTAACCACAGCAGAAGACGGACGCCAGCGCCAGGCCGATATCGAGCGTGCGGGCCGGAACGTTGTCCTTCAGCCGTGGATGCAGCGGACGACCGATGAAGCACAGCACAAGCGCCAACATGGCGAAGATCGCCAGCTGCGTCTGGGGCGAGAGCTGGGGGTAGTTGACTTCCTTGAGGACGAAGAGGCAGAGCGTCGCCGCGAGCACACGCTGAAGATTACCCATCATCGATGACGACGTGCTCAACGATCCTCGGGCCAGACACCGATCTCTTTGTAGAAGCGGATGGCACCGGGGTGAAAATCGATTCCCGTGTCACGGATGGCGTTCTTCGGGTTGATCGCCTTGCCGGCGGGATGCTTGGCGGCGATCTCCGCCCGGTTTTCGTAGATCGATCGAGTGAGTCGATAGACGAGATCCTCATCGACGCTGGCATACGTAATCAGGTGCATCGAGCCTACATCGAGGCCCTCATACGCTTTCGTCTGTCCGCGATAGGTTTCCGCCGGAATCGTCGCCGGTCGAAAGAACGGATAGGCGTCCATCAACGACTGCTTCGCCTCGTCGTCGAAGGGTACGAAATGGATCTCCTGAGAACTGCTGGCCTGAGTGATCGACGCCGTCGGTACGGCGCCGCCGAGGAATGCGGCAGCCGCGGATCTGTCCGAGAGCATGTCGACGGCAGCGGTCTGCGTCCCGTACAACGGCGAGAAATCGTCGTAGGTCAGGTCGTGGGCCGCAAGCAGCGGACGGATGAAGTATTCGAAGCCCGCGCCCTCCGGACCGACGACGACTCGGCGACCGGCCAGATCGGCGACGGTCGTCACATCCGAGCCTGCAAGCGAGATGAACATGGCGACATTGGGGGCAATCGTCGCGACGGCCCGCACGTCGTAGACCGCATCCCACCCGTCGCTCCCCCGGCTGGCGAAATAACTGATGGCGGAGTTGGCCATCGCCAGGTCCAGCTCACCACTACGCAATCGACGGATATTTTCCTGAGTTCCCTTCGTGGCCTCGGCGGTCACATCCCATGTCCCGTCGATGGGGTGGTCGTTGAGCGTCTCGGCAATCGCGCTGCCGACGGGAAAGAACGCTCCGCCGGGAGGGGCCGTACCGATACTCAAGAAGTGACGTTCGTTACTGGATTCGGTCGATGCGGTGACGGATCCATCGCTCGACTCGCCCGCGCAGCCCACAAGTGTGATGGCGAGAGCCAGGAGCAGACCCGAACGCAGCAAGGTAGGTTGGAATCGAATCATGCGTTTACCGTTTCTTTACAAGTTGGGTCCCACGAACCAACCCAGCATATTCGGTTGCGAGCGGTGTGGCCAGCATTCACTATGAACTAATGAATCTGAACGACCTGCGATTCCGCAACGCGACACCCGCCGACATCGAAACCCTCAGCGATATCGCCCGGCGGGCGAAGGCGGTCTGGGGATACCCCGCAGCGTGGATGGAGGCATGGCGAGATCAGTTGACCATCCAGGCACGCGAGCTCGAGCAAGACGACATCCGCGTCGCCACATTGGCTGATGCGATCGTTGGCTTCGTCTCCGTCGGTCGTGTCGATGAGGCGTCGAAGACGGAGGGTCGCTCCGTCGGCGAGATCTGCCACATGTGGATCGATCCTGAGAATCAGCGAGGGGGTCTAGGGCGTGCGGTGTTCGACGAAGCGCTCTGCATCTGTCGAGATCGCGGCTATGAACTTCTGCGAATCGATTCGGATCCCAACGCCATCGGGTTCTACATGAAGATGGGCTGCCGAGTCATCGGAACCGTGTCGGCAGACGTGCTGGGACTGCCCCGCT encodes:
- a CDS encoding TRAP transporter fused permease subunit, whose product is MSTSSSMMGNLQRVLAATLCLFVLKEVNYPQLSPQTQLAIFAMLALVLCFIGRPLHPRLKDNVPARTLDIGLALASVFCCGYVVLQGEPLLRRFWTAGQSLGNRAGQETTFDVVIGVVGILLVLEATRRAIGWALPILAVIFIVYAMSGPSLPDWLFPHRGYGIDRIVAQSFLHSQGVFGTALRVMFTYVFLFVLFGALLKQTGATKFIIDLARRLFGGSSGGPAKIAVLSSGLMGSLSGSAVANTATTGTFTIPMMRSSGFRAEVAGGVEAAASSGGALVPPVMGAGAYMMLEIIEPAVTYVEIIRAALIPALLYYLSLFLIVHFQARKIGGAVVATEEDRPAPDRFAGLIFAVGFAGLLTLLFLGYTVFRAVSVAGLAVVVISAMSSQTRLTIRRWLEVLREAGRDVVPLVTAAACVGIVIGVVTLTGIGSKLPSTILDLSQGNLLSALVLIMISSIILGMGLPSAVCYLLMATLIGPVLGQLGVVPLAAHLFIFYFGMMSMVTPPVALAAYAAASIAGSPIMKTALAAFRFALVGFTLPFMFVYRPQLLMLNGDGEMASSGAILGAVVVAVLGILPFAAAIAGYLFGPLARWQRGVLLVAAFSLLIPGPDVSIGGAAVPWLNVVGVGLLLVIGVVNRARRHKT
- a CDS encoding GNAT family N-acetyltransferase, producing MNLNDLRFRNATPADIETLSDIARRAKAVWGYPAAWMEAWRDQLTIQARELEQDDIRVATLADAIVGFVSVGRVDEASKTEGRSVGEICHMWIDPENQRGGLGRAVFDEALCICRDRGYELLRIDSDPNAIGFYMKMGCRVIGTVSADVLGLPRSLPLLELDLTLTPRRD
- a CDS encoding TAXI family TRAP transporter solute-binding subunit; translated protein: MIRFQPTLLRSGLLLALAITLVGCAGESSDGSVTASTESSNERHFLSIGTAPPGGAFFPVGSAIAETLNDHPIDGTWDVTAEATKGTQENIRRLRSGELDLAMANSAISYFASRGSDGWDAVYDVRAVATIAPNVAMFISLAGSDVTTVADLAGRRVVVGPEGAGFEYFIRPLLAAHDLTYDDFSPLYGTQTAAVDMLSDRSAAAAFLGGAVPTASITQASSSQEIHFVPFDDEAKQSLMDAYPFFRPATIPAETYRGQTKAYEGLDVGSMHLITYASVDEDLVYRLTRSIYENRAEIAAKHPAGKAINPKNAIRDTGIDFHPGAIRFYKEIGVWPEDR
- a CDS encoding GIY-YIG nuclease family protein; amino-acid sequence: MENANPGAGWWVYLLRCGDGSIYTGITNDLDRRLKSHQAGSASRYTRTRLPVEIVYRESQPDRSNALRREAEIKRFPRARKQRLINGH